One segment of Halococcus salsus DNA contains the following:
- a CDS encoding helix-turn-helix domain-containing protein — protein sequence MPRADLTLTIPEGVWIGEVSRAYPAARFRILAALADDDTGVGLAEITSQNVSPVLAEIDASDSVVELDVLRQQEDGALIQFETTMPLLLFPAQDSGVPLEMPFTIEAGAANWEITASQRRLSELGTQFDQFGIPFTVNEIHHHVETTQLLTDRQLELVHTAIEHGYYDTPRQCSLTELASESDMAKSTCSETLHRAEGKVMKQFVENRPNATK from the coding sequence ATGCCACGAGCTGATCTCACGCTCACGATCCCCGAGGGCGTTTGGATCGGAGAGGTATCGCGCGCGTATCCGGCGGCGAGGTTTCGTATCCTCGCGGCGCTTGCGGACGACGACACAGGCGTCGGTCTCGCCGAAATCACGAGCCAGAACGTCTCGCCGGTCCTCGCCGAGATCGACGCAAGCGACTCGGTCGTCGAACTCGATGTCCTCCGACAACAGGAGGACGGGGCACTGATCCAGTTCGAAACGACGATGCCGTTGTTGCTGTTCCCGGCCCAGGATTCGGGGGTTCCACTCGAGATGCCGTTCACGATCGAAGCGGGGGCGGCCAATTGGGAGATCACCGCCTCCCAACGACGCCTCTCCGAACTCGGCACGCAGTTCGACCAGTTCGGGATCCCGTTCACGGTCAACGAGATCCACCACCACGTCGAAACCACACAGCTCCTCACCGATCGCCAGCTCGAACTCGTCCACACGGCCATCGAACACGGCTACTACGACACACCACGGCAGTGCTCGCTCACGGAGCTCGCCAGCGAATCCGACATGGCGAAGTCGACGTGTAGCGAAACGCTCCATCGGGCCGAGGGGAAGGTCATGAAACAGTTCGTCGAGAACCGTCCGAACGCGACGAAGTGA